One window of the Entelurus aequoreus isolate RoL-2023_Sb linkage group LG18, RoL_Eaeq_v1.1, whole genome shotgun sequence genome contains the following:
- the LOC133633527 gene encoding transcription factor Sp6-like — translation MAHHYESWLRTAPSSGNSEDINNIPSWWDLQREVHSGNWIDLHTGQGFGLPSVSPGSSMGLQSSLASYGSDPQLCTLPLTQHVPPSHSPHFFPQDGFKMEPLPAEILQQEPLPLEEPQENVGLARPKSQRRASRGGGTAACRCPNCVHAEQLGQSADDSRRKHMHNCHIPGCGKAYAKTSHLKAHLRWHSGDRPFVCNWLFCGKRFTRSDELQRHLQTHTGAKKFSCTLCPRVFMRNDHLAKHMRTHDSTAGRGEERVNGEEKVFDSSKPPQSSSNMSMPDTSESSLKLKCKTESSVSSGTG, via the coding sequence ATGGCCCATCACTATGAGTCCTGGTTACGGACAGCACCATCTAGTGGCAACTCAGAAGACATCAACAACATCCCTTCCTGGTGGGATCTCCAGAGGGAGGTTCACTCAGGGAACTGGATTGATCTCCACACAGGGCAAGGTTTCGGTTTGCCTTCCGTGAGTCCAGGGAGCTCCATGGGTCTGCAGTCCTCTTTAGCATCCTACGGTTCCGACCCGCAGCTCTGCACCTTGCCTCTGACTCAGCATGTACCGCCATCGCACTCGCCTCACTTCTTCCCTCAGGACGGCTTCAAGATGGAGCCTCTGCCTGCTGAAATCCTGCAACAGGAGCCGCTCCCCCTGGAGGAGCCACAGGAGAATGTCGGGTTGGCCCGCCCAAAGTCCCAGCGACGCGCTTCCAGAGGCGGCGGCACGGCGGCCTGTCGCTGCCCTAACTGCGTTCACGCGGAGCAACTGGGTCAGAGCGCCGACGACAGCCGGAGGAAGCACATGCACAACTGCCACATCCCCGGCTGTGGCAAAGCCTACGCCAAGACCTCCCATCTGAAGGCTCACCTACGCTGGCACAGCGGGGACAGGCCGTTTGTCTGCAACTGGCTCTTTTGCGGCAAGCGGTTCACGCGTTCCGATGAACTGCAGCGCCACCTGCAGACGCACACCGGCGCCAAGAAGTTCAGCTGCACGCTGTGCCCTCGAGTGTTCATGCGCAACGATCACCTGGCCAAGCACATGCGCACGCACGATTCCACGGCCGGGCGCGGTGAGGAGAGGGTGAACGGAGAGGAAAAGGTCTTTGATTCCTCCAAACCTCCTCAGTCATCTTCAAACATGTCCATGCCTGACACCTCAGAGTCTTCCCTCAAGTTGAAGTGTAAGAC